From Anaerohalosphaera lusitana, one genomic window encodes:
- a CDS encoding sialate O-acetylesterase, giving the protein MRICVNVIILMVVTLAGVSAGAVRLPDIFGDHMVVQRDEELKVWGWAEHGEDVRVSFKGKVAKDTADAAGRWLVDLGKYEASCEPAELKVEGENTVVVKDVLVGDVWVCSGQSNMYFPLKRSANYEALKGSLDNKMIRLMRMVPGAYPSGRQFSDEELAKCVPVEYYEGGWERCSEEAAAEFSAVAYYFGAEIERHVGVPVGLVQNAVGGAPAEAFVSEGTLAEDEVLWDVCGDWLGSEEYAPWCRGRAKLNLGDTAGDAEQGHPFKPGFLFEAGIEPLTDFAVKGVIWYQGESNAPLTVVDESTDMVYNKRLLKTLIGDWRRAWGDSDLPFLYVQLPNMNRRWMEFRQMQLEVLREVPGVGMAVSIDVGDRRDVHPRNKRPVGRRLALIARAKVYGQDVVYSGPLPVDAVVEGAEVAVKLEHAEALQVRSGEKVRGFELVDSAGRWHEAEARIKSDKVFVLSDEVEEPSAVRYSWAPNPEGNVVNGEGLPMSPFIISL; this is encoded by the coding sequence ATGCGAATTTGTGTTAATGTGATAATTTTGATGGTCGTTACGCTTGCGGGTGTAAGTGCGGGGGCGGTGCGGCTGCCGGATATATTCGGCGATCACATGGTGGTGCAGCGTGATGAGGAGCTTAAGGTTTGGGGCTGGGCCGAGCATGGTGAAGATGTGCGGGTGAGTTTCAAGGGTAAGGTTGCGAAGGATACAGCGGATGCTGCGGGGCGATGGTTGGTGGATCTTGGAAAGTATGAAGCGAGCTGTGAGCCGGCGGAGTTGAAGGTTGAAGGTGAGAATACAGTGGTGGTTAAGGATGTGCTGGTTGGGGATGTGTGGGTGTGTTCGGGGCAGTCGAATATGTATTTTCCGTTGAAGCGGTCGGCCAATTATGAGGCGTTGAAAGGGTCATTGGATAATAAGATGATCAGGCTGATGCGGATGGTGCCGGGGGCCTATCCGAGTGGGCGGCAGTTCAGTGATGAGGAGCTGGCGAAGTGTGTGCCGGTTGAGTATTATGAGGGTGGATGGGAGAGGTGCAGTGAGGAGGCGGCTGCGGAGTTTTCGGCGGTGGCGTATTATTTCGGTGCGGAGATCGAAAGGCACGTGGGGGTGCCGGTGGGGCTGGTGCAGAATGCGGTGGGAGGTGCACCTGCTGAGGCTTTTGTGAGTGAGGGGACGCTTGCGGAGGATGAAGTGCTGTGGGATGTTTGCGGGGACTGGCTGGGAAGTGAAGAGTATGCGCCGTGGTGTCGCGGGAGGGCGAAGCTGAATCTTGGGGATACGGCTGGTGATGCGGAACAGGGGCATCCGTTCAAGCCTGGGTTTCTGTTCGAGGCGGGAATTGAGCCTTTGACGGATTTTGCGGTGAAGGGGGTGATATGGTACCAGGGCGAGTCGAATGCGCCTTTAACGGTTGTTGATGAATCAACAGATATGGTGTATAACAAACGCCTGTTGAAGACTTTAATCGGTGACTGGCGGCGAGCCTGGGGGGATAGCGATCTGCCGTTTTTGTATGTGCAGCTTCCTAATATGAATCGCAGGTGGATGGAGTTCAGGCAGATGCAGCTCGAGGTTTTGCGAGAAGTACCTGGAGTTGGAATGGCTGTGAGTATAGATGTTGGGGATCGAAGAGATGTGCATCCGCGGAACAAGCGGCCCGTGGGGAGAAGGCTTGCTTTGATCGCGAGGGCGAAGGTTTATGGGCAGGATGTTGTGTATTCGGGGCCATTGCCTGTGGATGCTGTTGTGGAAGGAGCGGAGGTTGCGGTGAAATTGGAACATGCGGAGGCGTTGCAGGTCAGATCGGGAGAAAAGGTGCGAGGGTTTGAGCTGGTGGACAGTGCTGGTCGATGGCATGAGGCGGAGGCGAGGATAAAGAGTGATAAAGTCTTTGTGCTTTCGGATGAGGTTGAGGAGCCTTCGGCGGTGCGTTATTCGTGGGCGCCGAATCCGGAGGGGAACGTTGTGAATGGCGAAGGGCTGCCGATGAGTCCTTTCATTATATCATTATAG
- a CDS encoding dihydrodipicolinate synthase family protein — MNSRFSGILAAVFSPMDENGKVNTGVVPAIVDSLVADGVSGIYVCGSTGEGPLLAREERMEVAEAYTKACKDKMPVIVQVGHDSIAEAKVLAEHAAGLGADAVAAVPPTYFKCPSVENLVDCMAEISEAAGDAPFYYYHVPALTDGVFSMVDFLRLGEGKIRNLEGIKYSALTVFECQECLNYAEGKYNILFGCDEMLLSGLVVGVPGAVGSTFNFAAPLYNKIMDAYKAGDLERARELQLLSVKMVNTLFKYRGQPAFKAMMGILGVDCGPNRLPLKSLDSDEVAALKKDLEDIGFFDWGRTR, encoded by the coding sequence ATGAATTCTAGATTCAGTGGCATACTGGCGGCGGTATTTTCGCCGATGGACGAAAACGGCAAGGTCAACACCGGCGTGGTGCCGGCGATCGTGGACAGTCTGGTTGCGGATGGAGTTTCCGGGATATATGTTTGCGGTAGTACTGGCGAGGGACCTTTGCTGGCTCGGGAAGAACGCATGGAAGTAGCGGAAGCGTACACAAAAGCATGCAAGGATAAGATGCCTGTGATAGTGCAGGTGGGTCATGACAGTATTGCTGAGGCTAAGGTGCTGGCTGAGCATGCGGCCGGGCTGGGTGCGGATGCTGTGGCCGCGGTGCCGCCGACGTACTTTAAATGTCCGTCCGTGGAGAATCTGGTGGATTGTATGGCGGAGATATCTGAGGCGGCTGGGGATGCGCCTTTTTACTATTACCATGTGCCCGCGCTGACGGACGGGGTTTTCAGTATGGTAGACTTTCTTAGGCTGGGCGAGGGTAAGATAAGAAATCTGGAGGGGATCAAATACAGTGCACTGACGGTGTTCGAGTGCCAGGAGTGTTTGAACTATGCGGAGGGCAAGTATAATATTCTGTTCGGCTGTGACGAGATGCTGCTGAGCGGGCTTGTTGTGGGTGTGCCGGGGGCAGTGGGGAGTACGTTCAATTTTGCGGCGCCGCTGTATAACAAGATAATGGATGCGTATAAGGCGGGCGATCTGGAGAGGGCGAGGGAGCTGCAGCTTCTTTCGGTGAAGATGGTAAATACGCTGTTCAAGTATCGCGGTCAGCCCGCGTTTAAGGCGATGATGGGTATACTGGGTGTGGACTGTGGCCCGAACCGTTTGCCGTTAAAGAGTCTGGATTCCGATGAGGTGGCTGCGTTGAAGAAGGACCTGGAAGATATAGGTTTCTTTGACTGGGGACGGACGCGGTAG
- a CDS encoding uroporphyrinogen decarboxylase family protein — protein MLSKERVLAAIERRPADRIPIYDSFWLDTVARWRQEGLSEVVSVQDYFGFDIHVMGIDASPRFKPELLETDGEMVTIRDRFGYVVKKEKNKSRTMMYLSHPAESQEQWESVKRGFNIDPDGPARVAKDPFPFKLEMGDSWQKVYEDYCDLLESGKYILGSAYGPHEAILRLHGFEKTLYSLCDSPGMLTDMAETYSNFLLQVINESLEKGVRFDGLFLVEDLAATNGMLFSPDQWRNIFKPSMAKIGEFLASNDLHFWMHCCGNAEPVFGDLIECGVQVLNPLEAKSGLDVCWLKDKYGEDLTFFGNIDAIKMSGTDEEIEEELQRKVTAAKQGGGYIYHSDHSVPPEVSWGRYKHIMEMVSKYGKY, from the coding sequence ATGTTGTCCAAAGAACGTGTATTAGCGGCAATCGAACGGAGGCCGGCGGACCGGATCCCCATTTACGACTCGTTCTGGCTGGACACAGTTGCGAGGTGGCGGCAAGAGGGTCTGAGCGAGGTAGTTTCCGTGCAGGATTACTTCGGCTTTGATATTCACGTGATGGGTATTGATGCGTCTCCACGGTTCAAGCCTGAGCTGCTCGAGACGGACGGTGAGATGGTGACTATTCGCGACCGGTTCGGTTATGTCGTCAAAAAGGAAAAAAACAAGTCCAGGACGATGATGTATTTATCGCATCCGGCAGAATCTCAGGAGCAGTGGGAATCGGTCAAGAGAGGTTTCAATATCGATCCGGACGGCCCCGCGAGAGTAGCGAAGGATCCGTTTCCATTCAAGCTGGAGATGGGCGATTCGTGGCAGAAAGTGTATGAAGATTATTGTGATTTGCTTGAGAGCGGCAAATACATCCTCGGTTCTGCTTACGGTCCTCATGAGGCTATTCTAAGGCTGCACGGGTTCGAAAAGACGCTATACAGTCTTTGCGACAGTCCTGGTATGCTTACTGACATGGCTGAGACGTATTCTAATTTTTTGCTTCAGGTAATCAACGAGAGCCTTGAGAAGGGAGTACGTTTTGATGGTCTGTTTCTTGTCGAGGACCTTGCCGCTACGAACGGCATGCTGTTTTCGCCGGATCAGTGGCGAAATATATTCAAACCGTCGATGGCGAAAATCGGCGAATTCCTGGCGTCTAACGATCTGCACTTCTGGATGCACTGCTGCGGTAACGCTGAACCTGTGTTTGGGGATCTAATCGAATGCGGCGTGCAGGTTCTTAACCCTCTGGAGGCGAAATCCGGTCTGGATGTTTGTTGGCTCAAGGATAAGTACGGTGAAGACTTGACGTTTTTCGGCAACATCGATGCGATAAAGATGTCCGGCACGGACGAGGAGATCGAGGAGGAACTGCAAAGAAAGGTTACCGCTGCTAAGCAGGGTGGTGGCTACATCTACCATTCGGATCATTCCGTGCCGCCGGAGGTATCGTGGGGCAGATATAAGCATATTATGGAAATGGTAAGTAAATACGGTAAATATTAG
- a CDS encoding sodium:solute symporter family transporter, with product MLRKISYFVLLVVLVLAATASAQQQVDKDYLDWSQLPELPDELGRAGVFVGVHNDAMIVAGGANFPKPVWSSDKQWHDEIFVLTKDASTESGFKWHEGGKLPRPLGYGAAVSTERGVVCMGGNDAEQTYSDVYLLRWDPEAESIEIESMPSLPSNCAYSAAAQIGNTIYVAGGTSGLGLETAMKNFWALDMSTMDEPEGFEWQVLRAWPGESRAFNLVAAQHNGQADCIYVMSGRRVGQDGEAEFLTDVYEFNPLLYDASKYDAQTQDYAGESEPWKQQKDVPQCVMAGTAIDVGQSHVFVFGGADGSMWGRANELKDEHPGFPKKLFVYHTITNSWVESDDLPANQVTTNAVRWGDDPVKDPVIIASGEIRPRVRSPKVWAATPVPSSKNFGWIDFSVIGLYLAGITGIGVFFSFRNKNSDDFFRGGQRVPWFVAGLSIFATMLSSITFIAIPAKAFMTDWVYFLVNMGAVAMAPVVIVFFLPFFRKIDATSAYEYLEKRFNRFVRLFASASFIFFQIGRMAVVMYLPALALAAITPLNEIQCILIMGVLSIIYCTMGGLEAVVWTDTIQTFILLGGALLSLILIVYRLEGGFDTLISTASANNKLNLVNWDFSSVSFATTALWVVVLGAIGQSLIPYSSDMAVVQRYMSVNSLKSARRSIWTNSIAVIPASILFFGVGTALFVFYKSNPAQLDPTFKNDAIFPLFIARELPVGIAGLVVAGVFAAAQSTVSTSMNSIATATVTDFVRPFSLIRSERTFLRLGRVMTFVFGTLGVTLALMFATSDIKSLWDMFMKILGLMGGSMCGLFCLGIFTTRTNGPGAVIGAICGALGLYLVQEYTQMHLLLYAVVGIALCVISGYLASFLFPASTTFVEGLTIHTLESKKADSN from the coding sequence ATGCTGAGGAAGATTTCATATTTTGTTTTGTTGGTTGTGCTGGTTTTAGCTGCAACGGCAAGTGCCCAGCAGCAGGTTGACAAGGATTATCTGGACTGGTCTCAGTTGCCGGAGCTGCCTGATGAGCTTGGCAGGGCGGGGGTATTTGTCGGTGTGCACAATGATGCGATGATCGTGGCGGGCGGTGCGAATTTTCCCAAGCCGGTGTGGAGTTCGGACAAGCAGTGGCACGACGAGATTTTCGTGCTGACGAAGGATGCGTCGACGGAGAGCGGATTTAAATGGCACGAGGGCGGTAAGCTGCCACGGCCGCTTGGATATGGAGCCGCGGTGTCAACCGAGCGGGGCGTTGTGTGCATGGGGGGCAACGATGCGGAGCAAACGTACTCGGATGTGTACCTTTTGAGGTGGGATCCTGAGGCTGAATCAATCGAAATTGAGTCTATGCCTTCGCTGCCTTCGAACTGTGCTTATAGTGCGGCTGCGCAGATAGGGAATACGATCTATGTTGCGGGCGGTACTAGCGGTCTGGGGCTTGAGACGGCCATGAAGAATTTCTGGGCTCTGGACATGAGCACAATGGATGAGCCTGAGGGATTCGAGTGGCAGGTGCTGCGTGCGTGGCCCGGTGAGTCGAGGGCTTTCAATCTTGTCGCGGCTCAGCATAACGGCCAGGCAGATTGCATTTATGTGATGAGCGGCCGGAGGGTTGGTCAGGACGGTGAGGCCGAGTTTCTGACGGATGTCTATGAGTTCAATCCCTTGCTTTATGATGCTTCGAAGTATGATGCCCAGACGCAGGATTATGCGGGTGAATCCGAACCGTGGAAGCAGCAAAAAGACGTTCCGCAGTGCGTGATGGCGGGTACAGCCATTGATGTGGGGCAGAGCCATGTGTTCGTTTTCGGCGGTGCTGACGGCAGTATGTGGGGCAGGGCGAATGAGCTTAAAGACGAGCACCCGGGCTTTCCGAAAAAGCTGTTTGTTTATCATACGATCACCAATTCATGGGTAGAATCGGACGACCTGCCGGCCAATCAGGTTACGACGAACGCGGTTCGGTGGGGAGACGATCCGGTCAAGGACCCGGTGATAATCGCCAGCGGTGAGATCAGGCCGAGAGTGCGTTCGCCTAAAGTATGGGCGGCGACACCTGTACCGAGCAGCAAGAATTTCGGGTGGATAGATTTCAGCGTGATAGGTCTTTACCTGGCGGGGATAACCGGGATCGGTGTGTTTTTCTCTTTTCGTAATAAGAATTCGGACGACTTTTTCCGAGGCGGTCAGCGTGTGCCGTGGTTCGTTGCGGGTCTTAGTATTTTCGCTACGATGCTCAGCTCGATCACGTTCATTGCGATCCCGGCCAAGGCGTTTATGACCGACTGGGTTTATTTCCTGGTCAACATGGGAGCGGTTGCAATGGCGCCTGTTGTGATAGTATTCTTTCTGCCGTTCTTCCGCAAGATCGATGCGACGAGTGCTTATGAGTACCTGGAGAAACGGTTCAACCGGTTCGTGCGTCTGTTTGCCAGTGCATCGTTTATCTTCTTCCAGATCGGACGTATGGCGGTGGTAATGTATCTGCCCGCGCTGGCGCTGGCGGCGATCACTCCGCTCAATGAGATACAATGCATATTGATAATGGGCGTTCTAAGTATAATCTACTGCACGATGGGCGGGCTGGAGGCTGTGGTATGGACGGACACGATACAGACGTTCATTCTGCTGGGCGGTGCGCTGCTCAGTCTGATCCTGATAGTTTATCGCCTCGAGGGCGGATTTGATACGCTTATAAGCACTGCATCTGCAAACAATAAACTTAATCTGGTCAACTGGGACTTCTCCTCGGTGAGTTTTGCAACGACTGCTCTGTGGGTTGTTGTCCTCGGCGCCATCGGCCAGAGCCTGATCCCGTATTCTTCCGATATGGCGGTCGTGCAGAGGTATATGTCCGTCAACTCTCTCAAGAGTGCCCGACGATCGATATGGACCAACAGCATTGCGGTAATTCCCGCATCGATCCTGTTCTTCGGCGTGGGTACGGCCCTTTTCGTTTTCTACAAATCCAACCCAGCTCAGCTCGATCCTACGTTCAAGAACGATGCGATCTTTCCTCTGTTTATTGCTCGTGAGCTGCCTGTCGGTATTGCGGGGCTGGTTGTGGCGGGTGTTTTTGCCGCGGCTCAGTCGACCGTTTCGACGAGCATGAACAGCATAGCGACTGCGACGGTGACAGATTTCGTTCGGCCGTTCAGTTTGATAAGATCGGAGCGAACCTTCTTGCGGCTTGGCAGGGTCATGACGTTTGTGTTCGGTACGCTGGGGGTGACGCTGGCGCTGATGTTCGCAACTTCAGATATTAAGTCGCTTTGGGATATGTTCATGAAGATTCTCGGCCTGATGGGCGGATCGATGTGCGGGCTGTTCTGTCTGGGCATTTTCACCACGCGAACGAACGGCCCGGGTGCTGTTATCGGGGCCATCTGCGGAGCGTTGGGGCTGTATCTTGTGCAGGAATATACTCAAATGCATTTGCTGCTATATGCAGTAGTTGGTATCGCTTTGTGTGTGATCAGCGGTTACCTGGCGAGCTTTTTGTTCCCGGCCAGCACAACATTTGTGGAAGGTTTGACAATTCACACTTTAGAATCAAAAAAAGCCGATTCAAATTGA
- a CDS encoding PilZ domain-containing protein, with protein sequence MKLLKFTETGAMEATVIEQRKDTRSQLAWPISVWLPEASRFFNGSSINISKGGAYLEVPMTTPVRPGHEIELNFPRTAALAKQKGSYARIKTGKVVRVDREKMLEEARIGLAVQFL encoded by the coding sequence ATGAAGCTACTTAAATTTACGGAGACCGGAGCAATGGAAGCAACAGTAATCGAACAGCGTAAGGACACACGTTCGCAACTGGCTTGGCCCATCAGTGTTTGGCTGCCCGAGGCCAGCAGGTTCTTCAACGGCAGCAGCATCAACATCAGCAAAGGCGGAGCTTACCTTGAGGTTCCAATGACCACCCCCGTCAGGCCCGGCCATGAGATCGAGCTGAACTTCCCCCGTACTGCCGCCCTGGCAAAACAAAAAGGCAGCTATGCACGCATCAAGACCGGCAAGGTCGTCCGCGTCGACCGCGAAAAAATGCTCGAAGAAGCACGCATTGGCCTCGCGGTACAGTTCCTGTAA
- a CDS encoding sensor histidine kinase gives MEQCADTASGLLDNLCACIYSAKVSDEVQFEFISRGSERLTGLGAQSVMSSAGGWLSVVHPDDLEEVESCYRRYAENGAGEEIEYRVMHADGSVRYVKDVSAVRNEGREVYVDGIVEDMTAIRRAEADLERTQMLQRIGGLAAGIAHEINTPIQFIGDNLTFLSDSFGSILDLIEKQKEVCDAVSGDIDDESAAVLESLEEAADLDFLKEELPQAIDQSRDGVKRVSKIVAAMRDFSHLDERRMARADINKALESCLVMVRNEVKYVADVRTEMDRALPGIVCCIDELNQVFMNLIINAAQSIEQKIKGTHNRGLITVGTLEEQDSIVVFVSDTGVGVSEEVSGRMFEPFFTTKPRGKGTGQGLAMAKTIVERKHKGKIEFETEPGQGATFKVCLPR, from the coding sequence ATGGAGCAGTGTGCAGATACGGCCAGCGGTTTGCTGGACAACCTGTGTGCGTGCATATATTCCGCGAAAGTCTCGGATGAGGTGCAGTTTGAATTCATCTCACGGGGCAGTGAGCGGCTTACCGGGCTTGGTGCGCAGAGTGTGATGAGCTCGGCAGGGGGGTGGTTGAGCGTTGTTCATCCGGATGACCTCGAAGAGGTTGAGAGTTGTTACCGGCGGTATGCGGAAAATGGTGCAGGTGAAGAGATCGAATACAGGGTGATGCATGCGGATGGCAGCGTGAGATATGTGAAGGATGTTTCTGCTGTCCGTAACGAAGGCAGGGAGGTTTATGTGGACGGCATAGTTGAAGATATGACAGCTATACGCAGGGCCGAGGCTGATCTGGAGCGTACACAGATGCTACAGCGGATCGGCGGGCTGGCGGCAGGTATAGCACATGAGATAAACACGCCCATACAATTTATCGGTGACAATCTGACATTTCTTTCCGATTCGTTCGGCAGTATTCTCGATCTCATAGAAAAACAAAAGGAGGTCTGTGATGCTGTGTCTGGGGATATAGACGATGAGAGTGCTGCGGTGCTGGAGTCACTGGAAGAGGCCGCGGATCTGGATTTCCTCAAGGAGGAATTGCCCCAGGCGATCGACCAGAGCAGGGACGGGGTAAAAAGGGTGAGTAAGATCGTGGCGGCGATGAGGGATTTCTCTCATCTGGATGAGAGGAGGATGGCCAGGGCGGACATCAATAAAGCGTTGGAAAGTTGTCTGGTGATGGTCAGGAACGAAGTGAAGTATGTGGCGGATGTGCGGACGGAAATGGACCGTGCGTTGCCTGGGATAGTCTGTTGTATCGATGAATTGAACCAGGTTTTTATGAATCTCATTATCAACGCGGCTCAGAGTATTGAACAGAAGATCAAGGGGACGCATAACAGGGGCCTGATAACCGTGGGGACCTTGGAAGAACAGGACTCTATTGTTGTGTTTGTGAGCGATACCGGTGTCGGCGTGTCTGAAGAAGTGAGCGGCAGGATGTTCGAGCCGTTCTTCACGACCAAGCCTCGCGGAAAGGGTACGGGGCAGGGGCTAGCGATGGCAAAAACAATAGTGGAGCGTAAGCACAAGGGTAAGATAGAATTCGAGACCGAGCCTGGTCAGGGTGCGACGTTCAAGGTTTGCCTACCGAGATAG
- a CDS encoding response regulator: MDEGSKKRILFVDDDKHLLNGLRRMLRKMKDRWDMDFANGGQEALDALRLNKYDVIVSDMLMPGISGVRLLEHVRERYPGTIRFMLTGCSKEPLNEHAIMCAHQMVAKPCDTDELINMIEHSLSLHDGIKSHKAAQVMAQMRSIPSMPRIYQRVIKTLRKPHCSLRRVGRIIAEDIGMSSKMLQVANSAFYGKSGHIADPTRAVVHLGLRTVEALVLTHGVFSTLTEEQMKDFWVDGIHEHCVRVGLLTKKICKLEGMSEEELELASMAGILHDAGLMILVSEFPEEYRRAIELSRSEHISIYESECEEIKMTHAELGGCLLDLWGLPNAIIEAAAMHHDPGLSEGRGFSILAAVYAADVIDHELCSSPGGGWVKGADMEYIEKMGLSEKLQQWRKLHLPTGDRELEYV; encoded by the coding sequence ATGGACGAAGGATCGAAAAAGAGAATACTTTTTGTTGATGACGATAAGCACCTGCTTAACGGTCTGCGGAGAATGCTGCGCAAGATGAAGGACCGCTGGGATATGGATTTTGCTAACGGCGGTCAGGAGGCGCTGGATGCGTTGAGACTCAACAAATATGACGTGATCGTTTCCGATATGCTGATGCCTGGTATCAGCGGTGTGCGGCTGCTTGAGCATGTTCGCGAGCGTTATCCGGGCACGATCAGGTTTATGCTTACCGGATGCTCAAAGGAGCCCTTGAACGAGCATGCGATCATGTGTGCGCATCAGATGGTGGCAAAGCCATGTGATACTGATGAGCTTATTAACATGATCGAGCATTCGCTTTCTCTGCATGACGGAATCAAGTCTCATAAAGCTGCGCAGGTAATGGCTCAGATGCGTTCGATACCGTCGATGCCGAGGATATATCAGCGAGTGATAAAGACGCTTCGCAAGCCTCACTGCAGTTTGAGACGCGTAGGAAGGATAATTGCAGAAGACATAGGGATGTCCAGCAAGATGCTGCAGGTGGCCAACAGTGCGTTTTACGGCAAGAGTGGGCACATTGCCGACCCAACGAGGGCAGTTGTTCATCTCGGTTTGCGGACAGTTGAGGCACTGGTTCTGACTCACGGGGTGTTCTCGACGCTTACAGAGGAGCAGATGAAAGACTTCTGGGTAGACGGGATCCATGAGCACTGTGTTCGTGTGGGGCTGCTGACCAAGAAGATATGTAAGCTGGAGGGTATGAGTGAAGAAGAGCTGGAACTTGCGAGTATGGCAGGGATACTGCATGATGCCGGGCTGATGATCCTGGTGTCGGAATTTCCTGAAGAATACCGCAGAGCGATCGAATTGTCTCGCAGTGAGCATATCTCGATCTATGAATCTGAATGTGAAGAGATAAAGATGACGCATGCCGAGCTTGGGGGTTGCCTGCTGGATCTTTGGGGATTGCCCAATGCGATCATCGAGGCTGCGGCAATGCATCACGATCCTGGTCTAAGTGAGGGACGGGGTTTTTCGATACTCGCGGCGGTATATGCCGCGGACGTGATCGACCATGAGCTTTGCAGCAGTCCGGGAGGTGGATGGGTCAAAGGAGCGGATATGGAGTACATAGAAAAAATGGGCCTGAGTGAAAAATTGCAACAATGGCGAAAATTACATCTTCCAACCGGTGATAGAGAATTAGAGTATGTCTGA